In Methanonatronarchaeum thermophilum, a genomic segment contains:
- a CDS encoding alpha/beta fold hydrolase — translation MEQTKLKNKIYYETHGHKNNPTLLLLHNIGLNHKTWQHQIKPLKKHYQLILTDLPEHGKSRKTQTEFNFQKTTKQLHKLINKLKTRKLTIIGQSLGGLVAQHYTNKHPNKINKLILIGTPSLHHQLDDYANTLIDIHTKAIQITPWEILKQ, via the coding sequence ATGGAACAAACAAAACTTAAAAACAAAATATACTATGAAACACACGGCCACAAAAACAACCCCACACTACTACTCCTACACAACATCGGACTAAACCACAAAACATGGCAACATCAAATAAAACCACTAAAAAAACACTACCAACTAATACTAACAGACCTACCAGAACATGGAAAATCACGTAAAACACAAACCGAATTCAACTTCCAAAAAACAACAAAACAACTACACAAACTAATAAACAAACTCAAAACCAGAAAACTAACAATAATAGGCCAATCACTAGGTGGGTTAGTAGCACAACACTACACAAACAAACATCCCAACAAAATCAATAAACTAATACTCATCGGAACACCCTCCCTACACCACCAACTAGACGACTACGCAAACACATTAATCGACATACACACAAAAGCCATACAAATAACACCCTGGGAAATACTAAAACAATAA
- a CDS encoding thiamine pyrophosphate-binding protein encodes MKKNNGGKKASKHFIEILEHYGVKHAFGNPGTTELPIINAIEQSEINYIMTLHEDIAVGAASGYSSMMRYYSQTNSEITPLTLVNLHTTPGVAHGIGNLYGAWFAGTPLLITSGSQSPQHEKRGPSLSGDRCHLVEKYTKWATKITTPTEISETTRKAARIALTPPTGPVYIDIPWNIQKADIDQKPLPLGQIPKLGNPPQKQIEKTVEYLENSLEPVIIVGDQVARTSKTAVQHIGELSENIGARVHGEILMSEKSYPTEHENCVSLLPTKASEIKKLLKTDTILLIGCTTNVPFYDYETPLIPENTKTIQIGYDALELGKNYNCDIALHGNLQKTLKQLKNKTKNLFDKQELKKRKKQIKKTKKQINNKRQMKHPPSPNNKPTKLEVVQELKKTIKNEIVVDEGVTAGFILRCELPIGHGQLLGIKSGGLGYGLPAAVGAAIAEETTGNNRKTIAYIGDGSYMYYPQTLYTAQRYLNKGISIIIINNKGYKILRNANILNQTGTKPLHITKHNNIPKNAETHNFKTQKTKNKNKLKKQLKQTIKTNENTLLEIMVHDP; translated from the coding sequence ATGAAAAAAAATAATGGAGGCAAAAAAGCCTCAAAACATTTTATAGAGATATTAGAGCATTATGGAGTTAAACATGCCTTCGGAAACCCAGGCACAACCGAACTCCCAATAATAAACGCAATAGAACAATCAGAAATCAACTACATAATGACCCTCCATGAAGACATAGCAGTAGGAGCTGCAAGTGGATATTCTTCAATGATGAGATACTACAGCCAAACAAACTCAGAGATAACACCACTCACCCTGGTAAACCTACATACAACACCAGGAGTTGCACATGGAATTGGAAACCTATATGGAGCCTGGTTCGCAGGAACACCACTACTAATAACAAGCGGTAGCCAATCACCACAACACGAAAAACGAGGGCCATCATTAAGTGGAGACCGTTGCCACCTAGTGGAAAAATACACAAAATGGGCAACCAAAATCACAACCCCAACCGAAATCTCAGAAACAACAAGAAAAGCAGCAAGAATAGCGTTAACACCACCAACAGGCCCCGTATACATAGATATCCCATGGAATATCCAGAAAGCAGATATAGATCAAAAACCACTGCCTTTAGGACAGATACCAAAACTAGGAAACCCCCCACAAAAACAGATAGAAAAAACAGTCGAATACCTAGAAAACTCACTCGAACCAGTCATAATCGTCGGCGACCAAGTAGCAAGAACAAGCAAAACAGCAGTACAACACATCGGAGAGCTATCCGAAAACATAGGAGCCAGAGTCCACGGCGAAATACTGATGTCAGAAAAATCCTACCCCACAGAACATGAAAACTGCGTATCACTACTACCAACAAAAGCCAGTGAAATAAAAAAACTACTAAAAACCGACACAATACTACTCATAGGATGCACAACAAACGTACCTTTCTACGACTACGAAACACCACTCATCCCAGAAAACACCAAAACAATCCAAATAGGCTACGACGCACTTGAATTAGGAAAAAACTACAACTGCGACATCGCCCTACATGGAAACCTACAGAAAACACTAAAACAACTAAAAAACAAAACAAAAAACCTATTCGACAAACAAGAACTCAAAAAAAGAAAAAAACAGATCAAGAAAACCAAAAAACAAATCAACAACAAACGACAAATGAAACACCCACCCAGCCCCAACAACAAACCAACCAAACTAGAAGTAGTTCAAGAACTCAAAAAAACAATAAAAAACGAAATAGTAGTAGACGAAGGAGTTACAGCCGGATTCATACTAAGATGCGAACTACCCATAGGCCACGGCCAACTACTAGGAATAAAAAGCGGTGGATTAGGCTATGGACTACCAGCAGCAGTAGGAGCCGCAATAGCAGAAGAAACAACAGGAAACAACCGAAAAACAATAGCATACATCGGAGACGGCTCATACATGTACTACCCACAAACACTCTACACAGCACAAAGATACCTAAACAAAGGAATCTCAATCATCATAATAAACAACAAAGGCTACAAAATACTAAGAAACGCAAACATCCTAAACCAAACAGGAACAAAACCACTACACATAACAAAACACAACAACATACCCAAAAACGCAGAAACCCACAACTTCAAAACACAAAAAACCAAAAACAAAAACAAACTAAAAAAACAACTAAAACAAACCATAAAAACAAACGAAAACACACTCCTCGAAATAATGGTACACGACCCATAA
- a CDS encoding pyridoxal-phosphate dependent enzyme yields MVNPTLLCPICEEKYQVTEFNFNCPEGCDSLPETQYGKYKTTEHEGIWRYLPWLPVEKPNNYQKTPLFIENREFKKMVGKDVVIAFHGYHPEIGADLDTCTFKEIEAVCSLRYAAEQNSNLAMASVGNTANAFLRQSYLEDINTYIFVPEKTHEDLFAVEKSDNAKLIVIKDASYSDAQDIASRFCQREDVSYDGGGKNIARRDSLSTLAYQYQEKYNEMPDHYFQPIGSGTGAIAFYTGSKRLKQNKITDKTPRIHIAQNTPFTPIVDAWNNQTRNLEPVDYNPLDRTYAKVLTNKNPLYSINGGLYDILNKTKGSATTATKKEAKKAGQKFKEIFNIDLYPAAEVGLAALMKTDLQGKILLNITGAGRQKLRQETNAETPEPDYIIEKGDSLNVIK; encoded by the coding sequence ATGGTTAACCCCACATTATTATGTCCAATCTGTGAAGAAAAATATCAAGTAACTGAATTCAATTTTAACTGTCCAGAAGGCTGTGATTCACTGCCTGAAACCCAATACGGTAAATATAAAACTACAGAACATGAGGGAATATGGAGATACCTACCTTGGCTCCCGGTAGAGAAACCAAACAACTACCAAAAAACACCTTTATTCATAGAAAACCGAGAGTTCAAGAAAATGGTTGGTAAGGACGTTGTAATAGCGTTCCATGGATACCATCCTGAAATTGGAGCAGACCTAGACACATGCACATTCAAAGAGATCGAGGCAGTATGCTCACTTAGATATGCTGCGGAACAGAACTCAAACCTGGCAATGGCTAGCGTAGGAAACACCGCAAACGCCTTCCTGAGACAATCATATTTAGAGGACATAAACACCTATATATTCGTTCCTGAAAAAACACATGAAGACCTATTCGCTGTTGAAAAAAGCGATAACGCGAAATTAATTGTAATTAAAGACGCAAGCTACAGCGACGCACAAGATATAGCCAGTAGGTTCTGCCAGAGAGAAGACGTAAGTTACGATGGAGGAGGTAAAAACATAGCTCGACGCGACTCACTCTCCACACTCGCATACCAGTACCAAGAAAAATACAATGAGATGCCCGACCACTATTTCCAGCCAATAGGCAGCGGGACAGGCGCAATAGCATTCTACACAGGAAGTAAAAGACTGAAACAAAACAAGATAACCGATAAAACACCCAGGATACACATAGCTCAGAACACACCATTCACACCAATAGTTGATGCCTGGAACAACCAAACCAGAAACCTAGAGCCTGTGGACTACAACCCCTTGGACAGAACATACGCAAAAGTCCTCACAAACAAAAACCCACTCTACTCAATAAATGGAGGTCTCTACGACATACTAAATAAAACAAAAGGCAGTGCGACAACCGCAACAAAAAAAGAAGCAAAAAAAGCCGGACAGAAATTCAAGGAAATATTCAACATAGACCTCTACCCCGCAGCCGAAGTAGGACTAGCAGCATTGATGAAAACCGATCTCCAAGGAAAGATACTTTTAAACATAACTGGAGCCGGCCGCCAGAAACTCCGTCAGGAAACAAACGCAGAGACACCAGAACCAGACTACATAATAGAAAAAGGAGACAGCCTAAACGTGATAAAATGA
- the comD gene encoding sulfopyruvate decarboxylase subunit alpha: MNEEKLLDAIENAGTDTILNLPCGKIQNLIDKAKQRMEYIDLYREEEGIGISAGLTMAGHKPAMLIQSSGIGNCVNAILSLTECYNLPLPLIISWRGVYGEKIEAQKPLGQKLPRLLKAMDIPYKVYNGKNNQEITNFIKQTYTENKISATLLRPDIWSETEDHQFNRPDIKPRQTNYKKATAKHTRSEIIEGIKEQLKGKIVVSNIGIPSRELYSIQDQPTNFYMLGSLGLATPIGLGLTKTEKQVVVIDGDGSILMNPTSLFTTANIDPENITILAIDNASYGSTGCQQTAAKKSDLQQLADSAGLKTARATTPDEIKQHIKQKQYIHIPTQPGNKQTPIIPYTAQEIKKRFTKNIQK, translated from the coding sequence ATGAACGAAGAAAAACTCCTTGACGCAATAGAAAACGCTGGTACAGACACAATCCTCAACCTCCCATGCGGAAAGATACAAAACCTGATCGACAAAGCCAAACAGAGAATGGAATACATAGACCTCTACAGGGAAGAAGAGGGAATAGGGATCTCAGCAGGATTAACGATGGCAGGCCATAAACCAGCGATGTTAATACAGAGCTCTGGAATCGGAAACTGCGTAAACGCAATACTAAGCCTAACAGAATGCTACAACCTACCACTACCCCTAATCATAAGCTGGAGAGGCGTCTATGGAGAAAAAATAGAGGCACAGAAACCACTTGGCCAGAAACTACCCAGACTACTAAAAGCAATGGACATACCATACAAAGTATACAACGGCAAAAACAACCAAGAAATAACCAACTTCATAAAACAGACCTACACGGAAAACAAGATATCAGCAACACTCCTAAGACCAGACATATGGAGTGAAACCGAAGACCACCAGTTCAATAGGCCGGACATAAAACCCAGACAAACCAACTATAAAAAAGCCACCGCAAAACACACACGAAGCGAAATAATAGAAGGAATCAAAGAACAACTCAAAGGAAAAATAGTAGTATCAAACATAGGGATACCGAGCCGAGAACTATACAGCATACAAGACCAACCAACAAACTTCTACATGCTCGGAAGCCTCGGCCTCGCAACACCAATAGGGCTCGGCCTAACAAAAACAGAAAAACAAGTAGTCGTTATAGATGGAGACGGCTCAATATTAATGAACCCCACCTCACTCTTCACAACAGCAAACATAGACCCAGAAAACATAACAATACTCGCAATAGACAACGCCAGCTACGGAAGCACTGGATGCCAACAAACAGCAGCCAAAAAATCCGACCTACAGCAACTCGCAGACTCTGCAGGACTAAAAACAGCCAGAGCAACAACCCCCGACGAAATAAAACAACACATAAAACAAAAACAATACATACACATACCAACACAACCCGGAAACAAACAAACACCAATAATCCCCTATACAGCCCAAGAAATAAAAAAAAGATTCACCAAAAACATCCAAAAATAA
- a CDS encoding methanogenesis marker 16 metalloprotein, with amino-acid sequence MKKINKINQKIEEEEATVYTAREFKKKIKEKEVTDPEEVDVVTTATLGLMSGTSALLSVPVAERSTFRKAKKIWLNGIPAIPGPCPNENLGLVEAVVHGTTASKDNPEYGGGHLFRDIVEGKPIEVETISIEGDRYRNTITKQDLDFARLFTSRTAFKNYMAFLNKENNTATSIFSVTGLEGPYKEISVCGCGEINPLENDPELQTIEVGRKVLLNGATGYIMGEGTRSSPGKPNLSLFGDLRSMNPEYMGGFKTSGGPECILGVAVPIPVINQDVFENLKKTDSETVLPIADINDRKPYIETTYASVWKKTDKIVRYSREKCIDCQNCIVEEKCPTNAYTPKTGIDREKCFNCGFCVNKCHENAFKAKLGQLEVEGRSIPIKLRQSNRAKAEKMMKELKNQIKNKKIYL; translated from the coding sequence TTGAAAAAAATAAACAAAATCAACCAGAAAATAGAGGAAGAAGAGGCAACTGTATACACCGCGAGAGAATTTAAAAAGAAAATAAAGGAAAAAGAAGTCACAGACCCCGAAGAAGTAGACGTAGTTACAACCGCAACACTAGGATTGATGTCAGGAACCTCAGCCCTCCTTTCAGTACCTGTAGCTGAAAGAAGTACATTTAGGAAGGCAAAAAAAATCTGGCTAAACGGAATCCCAGCAATACCAGGCCCATGCCCAAACGAAAACCTAGGGTTGGTGGAAGCCGTAGTTCACGGAACAACAGCCTCTAAAGACAACCCCGAGTATGGAGGCGGCCATCTATTTAGAGACATAGTCGAAGGAAAACCAATAGAAGTTGAAACAATCTCAATAGAAGGAGATAGATACAGAAACACCATAACAAAACAGGACCTTGACTTCGCCCGCCTATTCACCTCTAGAACAGCATTTAAAAACTACATGGCGTTCCTTAACAAGGAAAACAACACCGCAACCTCAATATTCTCTGTAACAGGCCTTGAAGGCCCATATAAAGAGATATCTGTATGTGGATGTGGAGAGATCAACCCGTTGGAAAACGACCCAGAACTACAGACCATCGAGGTCGGACGGAAGGTACTGCTTAACGGAGCAACCGGATACATAATGGGAGAAGGAACAAGAAGCAGTCCAGGAAAACCAAACCTATCACTGTTCGGAGACCTCCGATCCATGAATCCAGAGTACATGGGTGGATTCAAGACATCCGGAGGACCCGAATGCATATTAGGAGTTGCAGTACCAATACCGGTAATAAACCAGGATGTATTTGAAAACCTAAAGAAGACAGACAGCGAGACAGTATTACCAATAGCAGACATAAACGACCGAAAACCCTATATAGAAACTACATACGCCTCAGTCTGGAAAAAAACCGACAAAATCGTGAGGTACAGCCGAGAAAAATGCATCGACTGCCAGAACTGCATCGTCGAGGAAAAATGCCCAACAAACGCATATACACCTAAAACAGGTATAGACCGAGAAAAATGTTTTAACTGTGGGTTCTGCGTCAACAAATGCCATGAAAATGCATTCAAAGCTAAATTAGGTCAGCTAGAAGTTGAAGGACGCAGCATACCGATAAAACTCCGGCAATCCAACCGTGCCAAAGCCGAAAAAATGATGAAAGAACTTAAAAACCAAATCAAAAACAAAAAAATATACCTATAA
- a CDS encoding UPF0280 family protein — METQNKIEKHVKQNPEFLRSLKPLKKDERNYSGPIKKMLTASNKTGVGPFAAVAGTINQISARNINQPLLIDNGGDIHLQGPHTYHIKINAGKASLSNQIALQIKRDKKPLGVCTSAGTVGNSLSMGEADAVTVIDRDTALADAAATAIANKVKHQDIETAIKKGLDHADDLEIQGCIIIKNDQIGTTGRIPQINLIKNKTK; from the coding sequence TTGGAAACACAAAATAAAATAGAAAAACACGTAAAACAAAACCCAGAGTTCCTCAGATCCCTAAAACCACTCAAAAAAGACGAGAGAAACTACAGCGGTCCAATCAAAAAAATGTTAACCGCCTCAAACAAAACCGGTGTCGGGCCGTTCGCAGCAGTAGCGGGAACAATAAACCAGATATCAGCTCGAAACATAAACCAACCATTATTAATCGACAATGGTGGAGACATACACCTACAAGGCCCACACACATACCATATAAAGATAAATGCAGGTAAAGCCAGCCTCTCCAACCAGATAGCACTTCAAATCAAGAGAGACAAAAAACCACTGGGAGTATGCACAAGCGCCGGAACCGTAGGAAACTCATTAAGCATGGGGGAGGCAGATGCAGTTACAGTAATAGATAGAGACACAGCCCTTGCAGACGCTGCTGCAACAGCAATAGCAAACAAAGTAAAACATCAAGACATAGAAACCGCGATAAAGAAAGGTCTAGACCACGCCGACGACCTAGAGATACAGGGATGCATAATAATAAAAAACGACCAGATAGGCACCACCGGCCGTATACCTCAAATAAACCTCATAAAAAACAAAACTAAATAA
- a CDS encoding phosphoadenylyl-sulfate reductase, producing the protein MAQTSKNIETPHFSCKVDTLNEKVARALKIISYAYRKYGDITIANSFGKDSMVTMHLVLRVVDRPDVFSVLSDTEFQETLDLRDKVVNSFDIDYREFSFNQPDRAFDDVSVCCGKVKVEATEKALEGYDAWVTGLRVTESETRRDAGYIEEDKKTVKINPIRDFTELDVWRYTAINEIPVNDAYRKGYRSLGCTNCTTLPESRDESERAGRWREADKTECGIHTTSI; encoded by the coding sequence TTGGCTCAGACTTCAAAGAATATTGAAACGCCTCATTTCTCATGTAAGGTTGATACTCTTAATGAGAAGGTTGCTAGGGCGCTTAAAATAATTAGTTATGCATATAGGAAGTACGGTGATATTACTATCGCTAATAGTTTTGGTAAGGATAGTATGGTGACTATGCATCTGGTTTTGAGGGTTGTTGACAGGCCTGATGTGTTCAGTGTTTTGAGTGACACTGAGTTTCAGGAGACCCTTGATCTTCGGGATAAGGTTGTTAATAGTTTTGATATCGATTATAGGGAGTTTAGTTTTAATCAGCCGGATAGGGCTTTTGATGATGTTTCAGTTTGCTGTGGAAAAGTTAAGGTTGAAGCTACTGAAAAAGCGCTTGAGGGGTATGATGCATGGGTAACCGGTTTAAGGGTTACTGAGTCTGAAACCCGGCGGGATGCAGGGTACATTGAGGAGGATAAGAAGACTGTTAAGATCAATCCGATTAGGGATTTTACTGAGCTTGATGTCTGGAGGTATACAGCTATAAACGAGATTCCAGTTAATGATGCTTACAGGAAGGGATATAGGTCTCTTGGATGCACCAACTGTACAACCTTGCCTGAAAGTAGGGATGAGTCTGAGAGGGCTGGTAGGTGGAGAGAAGCCGATAAAACTGAGTGTGGTATCCACACAACCTCGATTTAA